The following proteins are encoded in a genomic region of Chryseobacterium cucumeris:
- a CDS encoding tetratricopeptide repeat protein, whose amino-acid sequence MFPNFRIKTLYLIFFSFSAFFDAQDYSFQPEPIKTTWEYKSKGDFEGALKYNTKALTQYEANGDTKGIIMVYTNIGGILCNFSRYKESLEYLDKAKKELKNISSPLLIGNLYNEYGKNYTQLGLLEQSNAAFNKAEYYIKKLTDERQRKAILFYNYSWKRANFVRMKNQDSLQHIEKKMLAVNPGILTYTRIADGFIAQKKHLDSAEFYMNKAMHSFSTARRTEKGIALFSYGDLYNVKGDQKKALEYYLKTIDFFKQTKNKTALLTVYDTISSVYKSLNEIEKSNDYLRQYTALNDSLNNNEKEAVNLAVNTLVELNKEEKEKDRKTFYAIALVIIVIFLIVFYFIRKIYIQKELKKDKIIEKKILETDVLKSKVNDSFDEIIQLMENRSPLFLMRFKEVYPEFYEKLITHTPELTEHDVKFSAYIRLNLTNKEICQYENISLRGIETKRYRLKKKLKLPSNTELQKWILEL is encoded by the coding sequence ATGTTCCCCAATTTTAGAATTAAAACATTATACCTGATTTTCTTTTCTTTCTCTGCATTTTTTGATGCTCAAGACTATTCTTTTCAGCCTGAACCTATAAAAACAACATGGGAATATAAAAGTAAAGGTGATTTCGAAGGTGCTTTAAAATATAATACCAAGGCTCTTACCCAATATGAAGCGAATGGTGACACCAAAGGAATCATTATGGTATACACGAATATTGGCGGCATATTATGCAATTTCAGCAGATATAAAGAAAGTCTGGAATATCTTGACAAAGCTAAAAAGGAACTTAAAAATATCAGTTCTCCTCTTCTGATAGGAAATTTATATAATGAGTATGGTAAAAATTATACTCAACTGGGATTACTAGAACAATCTAATGCTGCATTCAACAAAGCGGAATATTATATTAAAAAGCTCACTGACGAACGTCAGAGAAAAGCCATTCTGTTTTATAATTATTCTTGGAAGCGTGCGAATTTTGTAAGGATGAAAAATCAGGATTCTTTACAGCATATAGAGAAAAAAATGCTGGCTGTTAACCCCGGAATACTTACTTATACGAGGATCGCTGATGGCTTTATAGCCCAAAAAAAACACCTGGATTCAGCAGAATTCTATATGAATAAGGCCATGCACAGCTTCAGTACTGCAAGAAGAACTGAAAAAGGGATCGCTTTATTTAGTTATGGAGATCTTTATAATGTAAAAGGTGATCAAAAGAAAGCATTAGAATATTATTTAAAAACCATTGATTTCTTCAAACAAACAAAAAACAAAACGGCATTACTTACCGTTTATGACACCATTTCCAGTGTCTACAAATCCCTCAATGAAATTGAAAAATCAAATGACTATTTAAGGCAATACACAGCTCTTAACGACAGTCTCAACAACAATGAAAAAGAAGCTGTAAATCTTGCTGTGAATACATTGGTAGAATTAAATAAAGAAGAAAAAGAAAAAGATAGAAAGACATTTTATGCAATAGCTCTGGTTATTATCGTCATATTTTTAATAGTATTCTATTTTATCCGAAAAATCTATATTCAAAAAGAACTTAAAAAAGATAAAATTATTGAAAAGAAGATTCTTGAAACGGATGTTCTTAAATCGAAAGTAAATGATTCATTTGATGAAATTATACAGCTGATGGAGAACAGAAGTCCCTTGTTTCTGATGCGTTTTAAAGAAGTGTATCCTGAATTTTATGAAAAATTAATTACCCATACCCCCGAACTTACAGAGCATGATGTAAAATTCAGTGCATATATCAGATTAAATCTTACGAATAAAGAAATCTGCCAATATGAAAACATTAGTTTGCGGGGAATAGAAACAAAAAGATACAGACTTAAGAAAAAACTGAAGCTACCCTCAAACACTGAACTTCAGAAGTGGATTCTGGAGCTTTAA
- a CDS encoding HdeD family acid-resistance protein: MANLFQTFTNTVKHWYIPLIFGILFLICGFYVFSVPLATYVTLSIFFSVSFLFSGITEIFFSLQNSKSLQGWGWFLVSGLLTTAIGIYLIANPQISMAVLPFVIGFTLLFRSFQLLGFAFDLKSMRIMSWGNVALASVGGIIFSLLLIFNPVFTGISLVTLTGVSFIFMGIASIMLALDLRKVKKIPGKVSQELRDRIKSIQEEIDELKK; this comes from the coding sequence ATGGCCAATTTATTTCAAACTTTTACCAATACCGTAAAGCACTGGTACATCCCGTTAATCTTCGGAATTCTTTTCCTTATTTGTGGTTTTTATGTATTCAGTGTGCCGCTGGCAACGTATGTTACACTCTCCATCTTTTTCAGTGTTTCATTCTTATTTTCAGGAATTACAGAAATATTTTTTTCCTTACAGAACAGCAAATCCCTACAGGGTTGGGGCTGGTTTCTAGTGAGTGGATTATTAACCACTGCAATAGGAATTTATCTTATCGCAAATCCTCAGATTTCTATGGCAGTACTTCCTTTTGTCATCGGATTTACTTTGCTGTTCCGTTCATTTCAATTACTGGGTTTTGCATTTGATCTGAAAAGCATGAGGATAATGAGCTGGGGAAATGTTGCTCTTGCCAGTGTGGGGGGCATTATATTTTCCCTGCTGCTGATTTTCAATCCGGTATTTACGGGAATTTCATTAGTTACCCTTACCGGTGTTTCCTTTATTTTTATGGGAATAGCTTCCATTATGCTGGCTTTAGACTTAAGAAAAGTCAAAAAAATTCCAGGGAAAGTAAGCCAGGAATTAAGGGATAGAATCAAATCGATACAGGAAGAAATTGATGAGCTCAAAAAATAA
- a CDS encoding amino acid permease, which produces MSNENKTGQNETLVRGLTNRHIQLIALGGAIGTGLFLGIGPAAVLAGPSVILGYALAGIIAFFIMRQLGEMVVQEPVSGSFSYFAYKYWGNFPGFASGWNYWILYILVSMAELTAIGHYIHFWWPEIPLWVSSLFFFVVINALNLASVKVYGETEFWFSIIKVVAIIAMIIFGVYLLISGTGGEKATITNLWNDGGFFPKGLFNKTENGYSGLFAAMAMIMFSFGGLELIGITAAEAKNPEKTIPQATNQVIYRILIFYVGALVILFSLSPWRDITEGSSPFVMVFQNLNGLEFSLFGKVIQFNTLIANVLNLIVLTAALSVYNSSVYSNSRMLFGLAQQGNAPKFLKKLNKNSVPTNAIIISSCFAGICIIINKLVPEKAFEYLMALVVSTLIINWLMICYTHLKFKKSINAEGIHSKFPSIFYPVSNYICIAFLILILGLMSITGMEIQVILIPIWIGFLFVMYKLYKPN; this is translated from the coding sequence ATGAGCAACGAAAATAAAACAGGACAAAACGAGACTTTAGTTAGAGGATTAACAAATCGACATATACAATTAATTGCCCTTGGTGGAGCCATCGGAACAGGGTTATTTCTGGGAATCGGACCGGCAGCAGTACTGGCTGGACCGTCCGTAATTTTAGGCTATGCTTTAGCAGGTATTATTGCCTTTTTTATTATGCGTCAGCTGGGTGAAATGGTCGTTCAGGAACCCGTTTCGGGAAGTTTTAGCTACTTTGCCTACAAATATTGGGGGAATTTTCCGGGATTTGCTTCCGGATGGAACTACTGGATTCTCTATATTCTGGTGAGTATGGCAGAACTTACGGCAATCGGACATTACATCCATTTTTGGTGGCCGGAAATACCACTCTGGGTTTCCAGTTTATTCTTCTTTGTGGTAATCAATGCGCTTAATCTGGCATCCGTAAAAGTTTACGGAGAAACAGAATTTTGGTTTTCCATTATCAAAGTGGTGGCTATTATTGCGATGATTATTTTCGGAGTCTATCTTTTGATAAGTGGGACAGGAGGAGAAAAAGCGACAATTACCAATCTGTGGAATGACGGAGGTTTTTTTCCAAAAGGATTATTTAACAAAACAGAAAACGGATATTCAGGACTATTTGCAGCCATGGCAATGATCATGTTCTCATTCGGAGGACTTGAGCTTATCGGAATTACCGCGGCAGAGGCTAAAAATCCGGAGAAAACGATTCCACAGGCAACCAATCAGGTGATCTACAGAATCCTTATTTTCTATGTAGGAGCGTTGGTTATTTTATTTTCTTTAAGTCCCTGGAGAGATATTACAGAAGGATCCAGCCCGTTTGTAATGGTATTTCAAAATCTGAATGGTCTCGAATTCAGCCTTTTTGGGAAAGTGATTCAGTTTAATACATTAATAGCGAATGTTCTTAACCTGATCGTTCTGACAGCAGCGTTGTCAGTGTACAACAGCAGTGTTTACAGCAACAGCAGAATGCTTTTCGGATTGGCTCAGCAGGGAAATGCTCCGAAATTCCTGAAAAAACTGAACAAAAACTCAGTTCCCACCAATGCGATCATTATATCTTCATGCTTCGCAGGAATCTGTATTATAATCAATAAACTGGTACCGGAGAAAGCCTTTGAATATTTGATGGCTTTAGTTGTATCTACACTGATCATCAACTGGCTGATGATATGCTACACCCATTTAAAGTTCAAAAAATCAATAAATGCAGAAGGAATACATTCAAAATTCCCATCTATATTTTATCCGGTATCCAACTATATCTGTATTGCATTTTTAATTCTGATTTTAGGGTTAATGAGTATTACAGGTATGGAAATTCAGGTAATTCTGATCCCGATATGGATTGGCTTTTTGTTCGTGATGTATAAATTATATAAACCGAATTAA
- a CDS encoding helix-turn-helix domain-containing protein, translating into MKVCGQNIRKIRRSKDLTQEYMAFEMGISQKAYSDIENSKVKINLEILTKISDILEIKPSDICSISHKCGNDEYEDKYQSLLEYMKKNNISVPKEFL; encoded by the coding sequence ATGAAAGTATGTGGACAAAATATCAGGAAAATACGTAGGAGCAAAGATCTTACGCAGGAATATATGGCCTTTGAAATGGGCATTTCCCAAAAGGCATATTCCGATATTGAGAATTCCAAGGTGAAGATCAACCTGGAAATACTGACTAAAATATCTGATATTTTAGAAATCAAGCCATCTGACATCTGCAGTATTTCGCATAAGTGCGGAAACGATGAATATGAAGATAAATACCAAAGTCTGTTGGAATACATGAAAAAGAATAATATTTCCGTTCCGAAAGAATTTTTATAA